Below is a genomic region from Mycolicibacterium neworleansense.
GACGTAGTAGGCCTCGTCCAGCCGCCCGGACGACTCCAGGGCGTCCCGTACCCGGGTGTAGGAGCGGCCCAGCTTGAGCACGACCGCCGCATCGGTGTCGGCCAGGCGGCGCTCCAGTTCCGCGGTGGGCAGCGTGCCGGGCAGGATCGTCAGGACGTCATCACCCTGCACCAGCGGGGTTCCGGTGGCGGCCGAGGCCGCGCTCACCGAGGTGACGCCGGGAACGATGACGGCCTCGAACCGCTCGGTGAGCCGGGTGTGCATGTGCATGTAGGAGCTGTAGAACAGTGGATCGCCCTCGGCCAGCAGGGCCACGTCGCGGCCGGCCTCCAGGTGCGCGGCGATGCGCTCGGCCGCGGCGGCGTAGAAATCCTCCATCGCGCCGACATAGCCGCCGGGATGGTCGGTGGTTTCCGTGGTGACGGGATAGACCAGGTGTTCTTCGAGCTGACCGTCACGCAGGTAGGGCTGGGCGATGCCCCTGGCGATGCTGTGACCGTGCTTGGCGCTGTGGTAGGCCACCACGTCTGCCGCGCCGATAAGGCGGGCCGCCTTGACCGTCACGAGCTCGGGATCGCCCGGGCCCAGCCCGACGCCATACAGCGTTCCGCGTTTCGTCGTATCGGTGCTCACTCGTGCTCACTCGCAATCGCATTGACGGCGGCCGCAGCCATCGCGCTGCCGCCACGCCGGCCGGTCACCACCAGGTAGGACATTCCCCTCGGACGTTCGATCAGTTCATCCTTGGACTGCGCCGAGCCGACGAACCCCACCGGTCCGCCCAGCACCGCGGCGGGTACCGGCGCGCCCTCGTCGAGCAGTTCCAGCAGCCGGAACAGTGCCGTCGGCGCGTTGCCGATCGCGACCACCGCTCCGCCGAGGCGGTCGGCCCACAGATCGACCGCGGCCGCCGAGCGGGTGAATCCCAACTTCGCCGCCAACTCCGGGGCACGCGCATCGGCCACCAGGGAGACCACCTCGTTGTCGGCGGGCAGCCGCGAGCGCGTGATCCCGGCGGCGACCATCGACGAGTCGCACAGCACCGGCGCTCCTTCGGCCAGGGCAGCGTGCGCCCTGGTCACGACATCGTCGCTGTACGACACGTGATCGGCGACGTCGACCTGGCCGCAGGTGTGGATCAGCCGGACGACTACCCGCGACACATCGTCGGGGAAGCGCGACAGGTTCGCCTCGGCGCGGATCGTCGCGAACGACTGCCGGTAGATCTCGGCGGCGTCACGGATGTAGTCGAGCACCCGCATACCCTACGGGGGCGCGATACGCAGCCGGTATCCGTCCTCGGTGGCGATCAGGACCTCGCCGGTGGCCGGGCTGCCGCAGGCCCGCTCACAGCCCACGAAATGCCGGTGCGTCTGTGTGGGCGCGTCGACCGATTCGGCGGCGTCAGCCCGCACATCGGCGGCGGACTTGGCGCATCCGGGGCTCCCGGTGCACGCGCTGACCCGCAGCCACGGCGAATTCTCGTCGAACACCAGCCCCAGCGGCGCCAGCACCCGAAGTGACGCGTCCGCGACCCCTTCGCCGACATCGCACACCAGCACCGAACGCCACGGGGTGATCACCAGCGGGGCCTCGATCGCCGCGAGGAAATGGGCGACCCGGGCCTGCAGAACCCCCAGCGGCACCGCGGCGCCCAGCGCCACGCGCGAGTCGCGCTGCTCGATCCAGCCGACCGGCGGTGTCACCGTCGGCGGCCACGTGGCCCCGGCCGGAGCGCTGGGGGTGAAGCCGTCCAGCAGCGCCGCATGGTCGTCGAGTTCGGTTACCCGCCAAGCCTTTCCGCGGGTGGCGACGAATCTTCTGGCCATCTCGATCAATGTGGTCACGGCGTCGCCGGTGTCCAGTCGCACCCCGGTGTCGCGTCCGGCGAGCAGTAGCGCACAGCTGCCGTCGTCGCGGGCGTGCACCCCGGCATCGGCGTCGATCCCGGACACGTCGCCGCGGCCGTCGTCCAGGCTGAACCAGAACCTGCCCGGCAATCCGGCCAGCGCGGGGTCGGCCTGGATGGCGCGGTCGAGGTCCCGCACCATCGGGCGGACATCGATGATGCCGCCGGAGCGCCCGGACAATGGTGAGGCCACGATGTTGCGGGCCCGCTCGTGCGTCGCCGAGGGCAGCAGGCCGGCATCGGCCAGGGCGGTGGCGGCTGCGCCGGTATCGGTCACCGCGCGGATCTGGATGTTGCCGCGCGAGGTCAGTTCCATTGCGGGAGAACCGAACTGCTCGGCAGTCTCGGCCAGTGCGGTCAGTTGGGCCGCGGTGATCATCCCGCCGGGTAGCCGAATTCGCACCAGGGCACCGTCGGCGGCCTGGTGCACCGTCAGTGCACCGGGGCAGGCGTCCTGGTCGCGGGTCCTGGTCATGGTGCCCGCCATCTTACTTTCGGCAACATCTGTGACATCGGTCACAGGTTCGGAAACCTGTTCGGTCGCTTACAGATCGGCGATTTTTGCCCCTTCGGGACGTACCGTTTATGAGGGTTCCCGGGACCACCGGTACCGGGAAGTTGAAACGCAATACCCAAGGCTCTGACGAAAGGAGCGAACCATGCTTGCATTTGGTGCATTCACCGCATTCGTCCTGGTGCTTGTCATGGCGGCGGGCTCGCCGTATCGGCAGTCGTGGCACGACCGCTTCGGCGAGACCCAGCCCTGATCGTTGCCGGCCGTGCCGCACCGCCTGCCCTGACCGGGTAGCCGGTGCGGTACGAATGGGGGGTGTTAGCTCCCACTGTCCTGCTGCTGTCGACCTCGGACACCGATCTGATCACGGCCCGCGCGAGCGGGGCCCGGTATCGCTGGGCCAACCCGTCGCGGCTGGTCAGCGGTGAGCTCGAAGAACTTCTCGACGGCGCCGACATCGCGGTGATCCGCATTCTCGGCGGGTACCGGGCCTGGCAGGACGGCATCGACACCGTCGTGGCCAGCGGCCTGCCGACGGTCGTGGTCAGCGGCGAGCAGTCGCCCGACGCCGAACTGATGGGACATTCCACCGCCCCGCAGGGCGCGGCCCTGCAGACTCACATCTACCTAGCGCAGGGCGGTGTCGAGAATGTGGCAAATCTTCATTCCTTTTTGTCCGACACCCTGTTGATGACCGGGTTCGGCTTCTCGGCCCCGGTCACCACACCGAGCTGGGGTGTCCTGGAGCGTCCCGCCGCCGATGTCACCGAGGGCCCGACCGTTGCGGTGCTCTACTACCGCGCCCAGCAGCTGGCCGGGAACACAGCCTACGTCGAGGCGCTCTGTGACGCCGTCGAAGCGGCCGGCGGCCGCGCGTTGCCGGTGTTCTGCGCGTCCCTGCGCACCGCCGAACCGGAACTGCTCGAGTTGCTCGGCACCGCCGATGCGCTGATCACCACCGTGCTCGCGGCCGGCGGTGCCACTCCGGCGGCGGTCGGCGCCGGGGGCAACGATGATTCATGGAACGTCGCTCACCTTGCCGCACTGGACATCCCGATCCTTCAAGGCCTGTGCCTGACGAGTTCGAAGTCGGACTGGGCCGATAACGACGACGGGATGTCGCCGCTCGACGTCGCCACCCAGGTCGCGGTTCCCGAGTTCGACGGCCGCATCATCACCGTGCCGTTCTCGTTCAAGGAGATCGACGCCGAAGGGCTGATCTCCTATGTGGCCGATCCCGAGCGGTGCGCGCGGGTGGCCGGCCTGGCGGTGCGCCACGCCCGCTTGCGCGCCATCCCGGCCGCGGAAAAGCGGGTGGCCCTGGTGTTTTCGGCCTATCCCACGAAACACGCCCGGATCGGCAATGCCGTCGGCCTGGATACCCCGGCCAGCGCGGTCGCGCTGCTGCGCACGATGCGCGATGCCGGCTACGACATCGGTGACATCCCGGGCATCGACTCCGGCGATGGGGATGCCCTGATCCACTCCCTGATCGAACGCGGCGGACAGGACCCCGACTGGCTGACCGACGAGGCGCTGGCCGCCAATCCGATCCGGGTGCCGGCCAAGGACTACCGGACCTGGTTCGCGACGCTGCCCGCCGAGCTGGCCGATGCCGTGGTCGAGCACTGGGGCCCGCCACCGGGTGAGTTGTTCGTCGACCGCAGCCGCGACCCCGACGGCGAGATCGTCATCGCGGCCATCCAGGCCGGCAACGTGGTGCTGATCGTT
It encodes:
- a CDS encoding precorrin-8X methylmutase, yielding MLDYIRDAAEIYRQSFATIRAEANLSRFPDDVSRVVVRLIHTCGQVDVADHVSYSDDVVTRAHAALAEGAPVLCDSSMVAAGITRSRLPADNEVVSLVADARAPELAAKLGFTRSAAAVDLWADRLGGAVVAIGNAPTALFRLLELLDEGAPVPAAVLGGPVGFVGSAQSKDELIERPRGMSYLVVTGRRGGSAMAAAAVNAIASEHE
- the cobG gene encoding precorrin-3B synthase, with protein sequence MTRTRDQDACPGALTVHQAADGALVRIRLPGGMITAAQLTALAETAEQFGSPAMELTSRGNIQIRAVTDTGAAATALADAGLLPSATHERARNIVASPLSGRSGGIIDVRPMVRDLDRAIQADPALAGLPGRFWFSLDDGRGDVSGIDADAGVHARDDGSCALLLAGRDTGVRLDTGDAVTTLIEMARRFVATRGKAWRVTELDDHAALLDGFTPSAPAGATWPPTVTPPVGWIEQRDSRVALGAAVPLGVLQARVAHFLAAIEAPLVITPWRSVLVCDVGEGVADASLRVLAPLGLVFDENSPWLRVSACTGSPGCAKSAADVRADAAESVDAPTQTHRHFVGCERACGSPATGEVLIATEDGYRLRIAPP